In one Chryseobacterium camelliae genomic region, the following are encoded:
- a CDS encoding ankyrin repeat domain-containing protein: protein MKSWLFLFFFGSLNACGTQSVAPQNENVMQQKDIIALVKKNDIAAVKSALEKGANVNTQDRNGRSLLLLATIDKQTEMAKLLVSFKADVNLQDERSDSAFLYAGASGQTGLVRLFLENGARFDIFNRYNGTALIPACERGHVETVKVLVKAKGFPVNHVNRLGWTALMEAVILGNGGQKHQEIVQILKDNGADLNIPDKEGITPLQHAKSLGFKEIVNILES, encoded by the coding sequence ATGAAAAGTTGGTTGTTTCTTTTTTTCTTCGGAAGTTTGAATGCTTGCGGAACACAATCGGTTGCTCCTCAAAACGAAAATGTCATGCAGCAAAAAGATATTATAGCCCTTGTCAAGAAAAATGATATTGCAGCGGTAAAATCTGCGTTGGAAAAAGGTGCGAATGTTAATACCCAGGATAGAAACGGACGTTCGTTATTGTTACTAGCAACGATTGATAAGCAGACAGAAATGGCAAAGCTTCTGGTTTCTTTTAAAGCTGATGTGAATCTTCAGGACGAAAGATCCGATTCTGCTTTCTTGTATGCCGGAGCAAGCGGTCAAACCGGATTGGTGAGGCTGTTTCTTGAAAACGGGGCAAGATTTGATATTTTCAACCGATATAATGGAACGGCTCTGATTCCGGCCTGTGAGCGTGGTCATGTAGAAACGGTGAAAGTTTTGGTGAAAGCGAAAGGTTTTCCTGTGAATCACGTTAACAGATTGGGCTGGACTGCCTTGATGGAAGCCGTAATTCTTGGAAACGGAGGTCAAAAACATCAGGAAATTGTTCAGATTTTAAAAGATAACGGAGCTGATCTGAATATTCCGGATAAGGAAGGAATAACACCTTTGCAACATGCAAAATCTCTAGGTTTTAAAGAAATTGTGAACATCCTGGAATCTTAG
- a CDS encoding amidohydrolase: MNTSSSISRKDFLKNSALAMAGLALTSNMMGATSIFNDTTVSPKGKLALKNVRLETGFEYEDGEVVATKTDLFYLETENGKITRISPNQPNAKAIDAKGFLMLPAFKDMHIHLDKTFYGDQWQAVRRRTGGVKGMIALEQQMMPGLLKNSTFKAEKMIELLQSKGTSFARSHVNIEPTSKLQSLKNLQKALDNKKKTFGAELVAFPQHGVFYTDSVPYLKEAAKMDIDFIGGVDPFTIDGAIEKTIDFTVQLALDNKKGIDIHLHESGESGLKTVEYLIQKVNENPSLKGKTYLSHCFVLGKLEKAKQEEVAEKLGNAEIGIVSTIPFGSLIMPIPTLYKHHVKVLTGNDSIVDHWNTFGTGSVLQKANLMAQLYGQSTEFLLSRSLKLATANILPLDDKGIQQWPKVGDQADLVFLDASCSAEAVSRISNVESLIHQGNVVF; the protein is encoded by the coding sequence ATGAACACTTCAAGCAGCATATCCCGTAAAGATTTTCTTAAAAACTCAGCATTAGCGATGGCAGGACTGGCTTTAACTTCAAACATGATGGGAGCAACTTCAATTTTTAATGATACAACGGTTTCTCCAAAAGGGAAATTGGCCTTAAAAAATGTTCGCCTTGAAACAGGTTTTGAATATGAAGATGGGGAAGTGGTTGCCACGAAAACCGATTTGTTTTATCTTGAAACCGAAAACGGGAAAATTACAAGGATTTCTCCGAATCAGCCGAATGCAAAAGCGATTGATGCCAAAGGATTTTTAATGCTTCCGGCGTTTAAAGATATGCATATTCATTTGGATAAAACCTTTTACGGAGATCAATGGCAAGCGGTGAGAAGAAGAACAGGTGGTGTAAAAGGAATGATTGCTCTTGAACAGCAGATGATGCCCGGACTGCTGAAAAATTCTACTTTCAAGGCAGAGAAAATGATCGAACTGCTGCAATCGAAAGGAACATCTTTTGCGAGAAGTCACGTGAATATTGAACCTACTTCCAAATTACAATCTTTAAAAAATCTACAGAAGGCTTTAGACAACAAAAAGAAGACTTTTGGAGCAGAATTGGTGGCCTTTCCACAACATGGCGTTTTTTATACAGATTCGGTTCCTTATCTGAAGGAAGCTGCGAAAATGGATATTGACTTTATCGGCGGGGTAGATCCGTTTACGATTGACGGAGCGATAGAAAAAACGATTGATTTTACAGTTCAATTGGCTCTGGATAACAAAAAAGGAATTGATATTCATCTTCATGAAAGTGGTGAATCCGGTTTGAAAACGGTTGAATACTTGATTCAAAAAGTCAATGAAAATCCTTCTTTGAAAGGAAAAACCTACTTAAGCCATTGTTTTGTTTTAGGGAAACTGGAAAAGGCAAAACAGGAAGAAGTTGCCGAAAAATTAGGCAATGCTGAAATCGGGATTGTTTCCACGATTCCTTTTGGCAGTTTAATCATGCCGATTCCGACCTTGTATAAGCATCATGTGAAAGTATTAACAGGGAATGACAGTATTGTTGATCATTGGAATACTTTCGGAACCGGAAGCGTGCTGCAAAAAGCAAATTTAATGGCTCAACTATATGGTCAGTCTACAGAATTTTTATTATCAAGGAGTTTAAAATTGGCAACAGCTAATATTTTACCGTTAGATGATAAAGGAATTCAGCAATGGCCAAAAGTGGGCGACCAGGCAGATTTGGTTTTCCTGGATGCAAGCTGTTCTGCAGAAGCGGTTTCAAGAATTTCGAATGTGGAATCGTTGATTCATCAGGGAAATGTAGTGTTTTAA